Proteins from one Myxococcus stipitatus genomic window:
- a CDS encoding 2-oxoglutarate dehydrogenase E1 component, with translation MANFQDTFLSGANIDFIEGLYARYLEDPTSVDASWREVFERNDGAGRPIFNTKLLEAPVPAAPPAGKANGKAAAVQAPAAAPAATGPSSLALELQSKVDQTLFAFRLRGHLRAALDPLGRPRPPLDHVADVGMVDDGHFSAREREQEVESHGVFAQQRVKLADLLTRLHRTYTGSIGVEVMQILDSQRRRWLMQRMEHSENRTAFSVEDQKHILTKLSYAEGFENFLHTKYVGAKRFSLDGGEALIPMLDAVAEVGAGMGLKEIVIGMAHRGRLNVLTNILGKQPGQIFSEFDGPKDPKAYLGRGDVKYHMGFSSDHVTRQGQNVHLSLAFNPSHLEAVNPVVEGRVRAKQDRGGDTERVGVMPLLIHGDAAFMGQGVVAETLNLSGLKGYTTGGTLHIVINNQVGFTTDPHDSRSSIYATAIAQMLDIPVFHVNGDDPEACVHVARLAAEYRQTFHSDVVIDLICYRRYGHNEGDDPSFTQPAMYDIIRKHPTVRTLYAKALAEQNRIPAEESEAIKQRCLQEFDAALARARQESQFKEPSALEGLWKPYQGGSLKNAPQVPTGVDKAKLRDILQKLCEVPEGFHVHRDVERTVIKKRLGMLDSEELQWSEGESLAYATLLSEGASVRLSGQDCERGTFSHRHSVLHDVQTGAEYTPLKQFATGRAGFHVVNSALSEMGVLGFEYGYSLDVPDGLTLWEAQFGDFANGAQIIIDQFIAAAESKWRRLSGITLLLPHSYEGQGPEHSSARLERFLDLSAEDNIQVCYPTTPAQIFHLLRRQVRRPVRKPLVIMSPKSLLRRPEATSKLDELATGGFQEVILDKVAPAGVTRLLLCSGKVYYDLVKARDERKDDSIAIVRVEQLYPFPFDELANLVARLPKLAELYWVQEEPRNAGAWHYMFPRLHDLVSSRSQQPVKLGYIGRAEAASPATGFPKTHEIEQQLIIEEAIFRGTKNGR, from the coding sequence ATGGCGAACTTCCAGGACACGTTCCTTTCCGGCGCCAACATCGATTTCATCGAGGGGCTCTACGCCCGCTACCTCGAGGACCCCACCAGCGTGGATGCCAGCTGGCGCGAGGTGTTCGAGCGAAACGATGGCGCCGGCCGTCCCATCTTCAACACGAAGCTGTTGGAGGCGCCGGTACCGGCGGCTCCCCCCGCGGGCAAGGCCAATGGGAAGGCCGCCGCGGTCCAGGCCCCGGCCGCCGCGCCCGCGGCCACCGGCCCCTCCTCCCTGGCGCTCGAGCTGCAGTCCAAGGTGGACCAGACGCTCTTCGCCTTCCGCCTGCGCGGCCACCTGCGCGCGGCGTTGGATCCGCTCGGCCGCCCCCGCCCGCCGCTGGACCACGTGGCGGACGTGGGCATGGTGGATGACGGCCACTTCTCCGCGCGCGAGCGCGAGCAGGAGGTGGAGAGCCACGGCGTGTTCGCGCAGCAGCGCGTGAAGCTCGCGGACCTGCTGACCCGCCTGCACCGGACCTATACCGGCAGCATCGGCGTGGAAGTCATGCAGATCCTCGACAGCCAGCGGCGCCGCTGGCTGATGCAGCGCATGGAGCACAGCGAGAACCGCACCGCGTTCTCCGTGGAGGACCAGAAGCACATCCTCACCAAGCTCTCCTACGCGGAGGGCTTCGAGAACTTCCTCCACACCAAGTACGTGGGCGCCAAGCGCTTCAGCCTCGATGGTGGCGAGGCGCTCATCCCCATGCTCGACGCGGTGGCGGAGGTCGGCGCGGGGATGGGGCTGAAGGAGATCGTCATCGGCATGGCCCACCGCGGCCGCCTCAACGTGCTGACGAACATCCTGGGCAAGCAGCCCGGGCAGATCTTCAGCGAGTTCGACGGCCCCAAGGACCCCAAGGCGTACCTGGGCCGCGGCGACGTGAAGTACCACATGGGCTTCTCGTCGGACCACGTCACGCGCCAGGGCCAGAACGTGCACCTGTCGCTGGCCTTCAACCCCAGCCACCTGGAGGCGGTCAACCCGGTGGTCGAGGGCCGCGTGCGCGCCAAGCAGGACCGCGGCGGCGACACCGAGCGCGTGGGCGTCATGCCCCTGCTCATCCACGGCGACGCGGCCTTCATGGGCCAGGGCGTGGTCGCGGAGACGCTCAACCTGTCCGGCCTCAAGGGCTACACCACCGGCGGCACGCTCCACATCGTCATCAACAACCAGGTCGGCTTCACCACCGACCCGCACGACTCCCGCTCCTCCATCTACGCGACCGCCATCGCCCAGATGCTGGACATCCCCGTGTTCCACGTGAACGGAGATGACCCGGAGGCGTGCGTGCACGTGGCGCGGCTGGCGGCGGAGTACCGCCAGACGTTCCACAGCGACGTGGTCATCGACCTCATCTGCTACCGCCGCTACGGCCACAACGAGGGCGACGACCCCTCGTTCACGCAGCCGGCGATGTACGACATCATCCGCAAGCACCCGACGGTGCGCACGCTCTACGCGAAGGCGCTGGCGGAGCAGAACCGCATCCCCGCGGAGGAGTCGGAGGCCATCAAGCAGCGCTGCCTCCAGGAGTTCGACGCGGCGCTCGCACGGGCGCGGCAGGAGAGCCAGTTCAAGGAGCCCAGCGCGCTGGAGGGCCTGTGGAAGCCCTACCAGGGCGGGTCGCTGAAGAACGCGCCCCAGGTGCCCACCGGCGTGGACAAGGCGAAGCTGCGCGACATCCTCCAGAAGCTGTGCGAGGTGCCCGAGGGCTTCCACGTGCACCGCGACGTGGAGCGCACGGTCATCAAGAAGCGCCTGGGCATGCTCGACAGCGAGGAGCTGCAGTGGAGCGAGGGCGAGTCGCTGGCGTACGCGACGCTCCTGTCGGAGGGCGCGTCGGTGCGCCTGTCCGGCCAGGACTGCGAGCGCGGCACCTTCAGCCACCGCCACTCCGTGCTGCACGACGTGCAGACGGGCGCCGAGTACACGCCGCTCAAGCAGTTCGCCACCGGCCGCGCGGGCTTCCACGTCGTCAACAGCGCCCTGTCGGAGATGGGCGTCTTGGGCTTCGAGTACGGCTACAGCCTGGACGTGCCGGACGGCCTGACGCTGTGGGAGGCCCAGTTCGGTGACTTCGCCAACGGCGCGCAGATCATCATCGACCAGTTCATCGCCGCGGCGGAGAGCAAGTGGCGGCGGCTGAGCGGCATCACCCTGCTGTTGCCGCACAGCTACGAGGGCCAGGGCCCCGAGCACTCCAGCGCCCGCCTCGAGCGCTTCCTGGACCTGTCCGCCGAGGACAACATCCAGGTGTGCTACCCCACCACGCCCGCGCAGATCTTCCACCTGCTGCGCCGCCAGGTGCGCCGCCCGGTGCGCAAGCCCCTGGTCATCATGTCGCCCAAGAGCCTGCTGCGCCGCCCGGAGGCGACGAGCAAGCTGGACGAGCTGGCCACCGGCGGCTTCCAGGAGGTCATCCTGGACAAGGTCGCGCCGGCGGGCGTGACGCGGCTGCTCTTGTGCAGCGGCAAGGTGTACTACGACCTCGTGAAGGCGCGGGACGAGCGCAAGGACGACAGCATCGCCATCGTCCGGGTGGAGCAGCTCTACCCGTTCCCCTTCGACGAGCTGGCGAACCTGGTCGCCAGGCTGCCCAAGCTCGCGGAGCTCTACTGGGTGCAGGAGGAGCCCCGCAACGCGGGCGCGTGGCACTACATGTTCCCGCGCCTGCACGACCTCGTCTCGTCGCGCTCGCAGCAGCCGGTGAAGTTGGGCTACATCGGGCGCGCGGAGGCCGCCAGCCCCGCAACCGGCTTCCCCAAGACTCACGAAATCGAGCAGCAGCTCATCATCGAGGAAGCCATCTTCCGAGGGACCAAGAATGGCCGTTGA
- a CDS encoding UPF0489 family protein, with amino-acid sequence MEMEDDALRHLRLAGVIRVGLGGGRGPSDAYIFDPHRLALPAWAFALGEGGPPALLVTLDRHLDVVVPRHPEAVPDRSAGLRALDEYTRWSLDVRNYDHILAAMEAGLVGDALLLARARPRGAFAGDTYVDTRGRAHRLVVVPTVDRAAEAWNHPAPGDAVRDVLEGASRVLLDVDLDCFTSLSDADPTTVLPWPRAILREFLLPEGSGPFWDAVLERTVALTLAREPHHCGGLLASGELFRDAAEVLFRELLRVEPP; translated from the coding sequence ATGGAGATGGAAGACGACGCCCTGCGGCACCTGCGCCTGGCGGGGGTCATCCGCGTGGGGTTGGGGGGAGGCAGGGGGCCGAGCGACGCGTACATCTTCGACCCCCATCGGCTCGCCCTCCCCGCCTGGGCCTTCGCGCTGGGTGAGGGAGGGCCACCCGCGCTGTTGGTGACGCTGGACCGACACCTGGACGTGGTGGTGCCCCGCCACCCGGAGGCCGTGCCGGACCGCTCGGCGGGGCTGAGGGCGCTGGACGAGTACACCCGCTGGTCGCTCGACGTGCGCAACTACGACCACATCCTGGCGGCCATGGAGGCGGGGCTGGTGGGGGACGCCCTGCTGTTGGCGCGCGCCCGGCCCCGGGGGGCCTTCGCGGGGGACACGTACGTCGACACGCGGGGGCGTGCGCACCGGCTGGTGGTGGTGCCCACGGTGGACCGCGCCGCGGAGGCGTGGAACCACCCGGCCCCGGGCGACGCGGTGCGCGACGTGCTGGAGGGCGCCTCGCGGGTGCTGCTGGACGTGGACCTGGACTGCTTCACGTCGCTGAGCGACGCGGACCCGACCACGGTGCTGCCGTGGCCTCGCGCCATCCTCCGCGAGTTCCTGCTGCCGGAGGGTTCTGGCCCCTTCTGGGACGCGGTGCTGGAGCGGACGGTGGCGCTCACGCTGGCCCGCGAGCCGCATCACTGCGGAGGGCTGCTCGCGTCGGGGGAGCTGTTCCGCGACGCGGCGGAGGTCCTGTTCCGGGAGCTGTTGCGCGTCGAGCCGCCGTGA
- a CDS encoding response regulator, translating into MSTNSTKVLLVDDSPTVRNIVKIYLMNLRVETLEADDAARALKILQLVPVNLVIADINMPGMDGITFVKEVRASRNAQLRSVPILLLTAEKNVDLRQRGTEAGANAFIQKPVSHHELTETVRQFLSKA; encoded by the coding sequence GTGAGCACCAACAGCACCAAGGTCTTGCTGGTGGACGACAGCCCGACCGTTCGGAACATCGTCAAGATCTACCTGATGAACCTCCGGGTGGAGACGCTGGAGGCGGATGATGCCGCCCGCGCGCTGAAGATCCTCCAGCTCGTGCCGGTGAACCTGGTCATCGCGGACATCAACATGCCGGGGATGGACGGCATCACCTTCGTGAAGGAGGTGCGCGCCAGCCGCAACGCCCAGCTGCGCTCGGTGCCCATCCTGCTGTTGACGGCGGAGAAGAACGTGGACCTGCGCCAGCGCGGCACGGAGGCGGGCGCCAACGCGTTCATCCAGAAGCCGGTGTCCCACCACGAATTGACGGAGACCGTCCGTCAGTTCCTGTCCAAGGCCTGA
- a CDS encoding S9 family peptidase produces MRQVLTAALLFVSTAAFAQEQKPLPMSPSERKQDTFLRQLSETRNFSSGRPVGVRITPDEKQVLFLRTQPTSNVQTLYAFDVATGQTQEVLTPEALLKGSEETLTPEEKARRERMRVSARGFTNYQISEDGSRLLVPLSGRLYVVERASGKVTELKTGPGTLDPRFSPDGKQVAYIRDNDLYRIDVAANKEQRVTKGGTPTKTHGVAEFVAQEEMGRFSGYWWSPDAKSFAYTEADTSEVEKLTIVDVMHPERGGEDFAYPRPGKNNAKVRLGVTSLTGAKTTWVQWDAAKYPYLATVVWPKGGGPLTILVQNRAQTEQQLLAVDPATGKTRELLVEKDPAWLNLEQDFPLWKEDGSGFLWYTERNGGPEVELRKADGSLERTLVKPDAGFRSLGRYVQKDGTLYFNGGPNPTQSALWRVKPGGAPERVATGNPAEGIEGGSASKDGGLLLVNASSLKSMSLTQVLRADGTKLGVLPEVAQEPPFVPNVEVRQVGPKGFWASITRPRDFKPGKKLPVIVEVYGGPTTTVVHHSMAAHLMAQWMADQGFLVVKFDGRGTPLRGTAWEREVKYDFATVTLDDQVAAIQELAKVVPEVDINRVGIEGWSFGGYMAALAALKRPDVFKAAVAGAPVVDWLDYDTHYTERYLGVPQEHPEAYEVSSLLTYAKKAAPIGKLLLIHGTADDNVYFFHTLKLSDALFRAGKPHDLLPLSGLTHMVPDPLVKERQWERVMEHFKKNL; encoded by the coding sequence ATGCGCCAGGTCCTTACCGCCGCGCTCCTGTTCGTGAGCACGGCCGCCTTCGCCCAGGAGCAGAAGCCCCTCCCCATGTCCCCCTCGGAGCGCAAGCAAGACACCTTCCTGCGACAGCTCTCGGAGACGCGAAACTTCTCCAGCGGTCGCCCCGTGGGCGTGCGCATCACCCCGGATGAGAAGCAGGTCCTCTTCCTGCGCACCCAGCCCACGTCCAACGTGCAGACGCTGTACGCCTTCGACGTGGCCACGGGGCAGACGCAGGAGGTGCTCACCCCGGAGGCGCTCCTCAAGGGCTCCGAGGAGACCCTCACCCCCGAGGAGAAGGCCCGCCGCGAGCGCATGCGCGTCAGCGCCCGGGGCTTCACCAACTACCAGATTTCCGAGGATGGCTCGCGCCTGCTGGTGCCCCTGTCCGGTCGGCTCTACGTGGTGGAGCGCGCCAGCGGCAAGGTGACGGAGCTGAAGACGGGCCCGGGCACGCTGGACCCGCGCTTCTCGCCGGACGGCAAGCAGGTGGCCTACATCCGGGACAACGACCTGTACCGCATCGACGTCGCCGCCAACAAGGAGCAGCGCGTGACGAAGGGCGGCACGCCGACGAAGACGCACGGCGTGGCCGAGTTCGTCGCCCAGGAGGAGATGGGCCGCTTCTCCGGCTACTGGTGGAGCCCGGACGCGAAGTCCTTCGCGTACACGGAGGCCGACACCTCCGAGGTCGAGAAGCTCACCATCGTCGACGTCATGCACCCCGAGCGCGGCGGCGAGGACTTCGCCTACCCGCGCCCCGGCAAGAACAACGCGAAGGTGCGCCTGGGCGTCACGTCGCTGACGGGCGCGAAGACGACGTGGGTGCAGTGGGACGCGGCGAAGTACCCGTACCTGGCCACCGTCGTGTGGCCCAAGGGCGGCGGGCCGCTCACCATCCTGGTGCAGAACCGCGCCCAGACCGAGCAGCAGCTGCTCGCCGTGGACCCCGCCACGGGCAAGACGCGCGAGCTGCTCGTCGAGAAGGACCCGGCCTGGCTCAACCTGGAGCAGGACTTCCCGCTGTGGAAGGAGGATGGCTCCGGCTTCCTCTGGTACACCGAGCGCAACGGCGGCCCGGAGGTGGAGCTGCGCAAGGCGGACGGTTCGCTGGAGCGCACGCTCGTCAAGCCGGACGCGGGCTTCCGGAGCCTGGGGCGCTACGTCCAGAAGGACGGCACCCTGTACTTCAACGGCGGCCCCAACCCCACGCAGAGCGCGCTGTGGCGCGTGAAGCCGGGCGGGGCGCCCGAGCGCGTCGCCACCGGCAACCCGGCGGAGGGCATCGAGGGGGGCTCCGCGTCGAAGGACGGCGGCCTGCTGCTCGTCAACGCCTCCAGCCTGAAGTCGATGTCGCTCACCCAGGTGCTGCGCGCGGACGGCACGAAGCTGGGCGTGCTGCCGGAGGTGGCGCAGGAGCCGCCCTTCGTCCCCAACGTGGAGGTCCGCCAGGTGGGCCCCAAGGGCTTCTGGGCCTCCATCACCCGCCCGCGCGACTTCAAGCCCGGCAAGAAGCTGCCCGTCATCGTCGAGGTGTACGGCGGCCCCACCACCACCGTGGTGCACCACTCCATGGCCGCGCACCTGATGGCGCAGTGGATGGCGGACCAGGGCTTCCTCGTCGTGAAGTTCGACGGGCGCGGCACCCCGCTGCGCGGCACCGCGTGGGAGCGCGAGGTGAAGTACGACTTCGCCACCGTCACGCTGGATGACCAGGTCGCCGCCATCCAGGAGCTGGCCAAGGTGGTGCCCGAGGTGGACATCAACCGCGTGGGCATCGAGGGGTGGAGCTTCGGCGGCTACATGGCCGCGCTCGCCGCCCTCAAGCGCCCGGACGTCTTCAAGGCCGCGGTGGCCGGCGCCCCGGTGGTGGACTGGCTCGACTACGACACGCACTACACCGAGCGCTACCTGGGCGTCCCCCAGGAGCACCCGGAGGCGTACGAGGTGTCCTCGCTGCTCACCTACGCGAAGAAGGCGGCGCCCATCGGCAAGCTGCTGCTCATCCACGGCACCGCGGACGACAACGTCTACTTCTTCCACACGCTCAAGCTCAGCGACGCCCTGTTCCGCGCGGGCAAGCCGCACGACCTGCTGCCGCTCAGCGGCCTGACGCACATGGTGCCCGACCCGCTCGTGAAGGAGCGGCAGTGGGAGCGCGTCATGGAGCACTTCAAGAAGAACCTGTAG
- the odhB gene encoding 2-oxoglutarate dehydrogenase complex dihydrolipoyllysine-residue succinyltransferase encodes MAVELKVPPLGESITEAVVGKWNKKPGDAVSADEPLVVLETDKVTIDVPAPSAGTLGQVSFKEGDKVRVGDVLGLIEAGAGAPAAKPAQAPAAAPAPAPAPESAAGADARITPTAKKMAEENKLDVSQLKGSGAGGRITKEDVLGQLNRPAATPAAPVAPVAPAQPAGPRPNAAREERVRMTPLRKRVAERLVQAQSTAALLTTFNEVDMGEVMALRKKYNDKFQAKHGVKLGFMSFFVRASIEALKAFPQVNAEIDGEDVIFKHYYDIGVAVSGSRGLVVPVVRNADKLSLAELEKSVADLGTRARTDKLGLADLQGGTFTITNGGIFGSMLSTPIINPPQTGILGMHNIVERPVARDGQVVIRPIMYVALTYDHRLIDGREAVQFLVRVKECIEDPERLLLDV; translated from the coding sequence ATGGCCGTTGAACTGAAAGTACCCCCCCTGGGCGAGTCCATCACCGAGGCCGTCGTCGGCAAGTGGAACAAGAAGCCGGGCGACGCCGTCTCCGCGGACGAGCCCCTCGTCGTCCTGGAGACCGACAAGGTCACCATCGACGTGCCCGCCCCTTCCGCGGGCACGCTGGGTCAGGTCTCGTTCAAGGAGGGTGACAAGGTGCGCGTGGGCGACGTGCTGGGCCTCATCGAGGCCGGCGCCGGCGCCCCCGCCGCGAAGCCCGCCCAGGCTCCCGCCGCCGCGCCCGCTCCCGCTCCCGCCCCGGAGTCCGCGGCCGGCGCCGACGCGCGCATCACCCCCACCGCGAAGAAGATGGCGGAGGAGAACAAGCTGGACGTCAGCCAGCTGAAGGGCAGCGGCGCCGGTGGCCGCATCACCAAGGAGGACGTGCTCGGTCAGCTCAACCGTCCAGCCGCGACGCCCGCGGCTCCGGTCGCCCCGGTCGCGCCGGCCCAGCCCGCCGGCCCCCGCCCGAACGCGGCCCGCGAGGAGCGCGTGCGCATGACGCCGTTGCGCAAGCGCGTCGCCGAGCGGCTCGTCCAGGCCCAGTCCACCGCCGCCCTGCTCACCACCTTCAACGAGGTGGACATGGGCGAGGTCATGGCCCTGCGCAAGAAGTACAACGACAAGTTCCAGGCGAAGCACGGCGTGAAGCTGGGCTTCATGAGCTTCTTCGTGCGCGCCTCCATCGAGGCGCTCAAGGCCTTCCCCCAGGTCAACGCGGAGATCGACGGCGAGGACGTCATCTTCAAGCACTACTACGACATCGGCGTCGCCGTGAGCGGCAGCCGCGGTCTGGTGGTGCCCGTCGTGCGCAACGCGGACAAGCTGTCCCTGGCGGAGCTGGAGAAGAGCGTCGCCGACCTGGGCACCCGCGCCCGGACGGACAAGCTGGGCCTGGCCGACCTGCAGGGTGGCACCTTCACCATCACCAACGGCGGCATCTTCGGCTCCATGCTGTCCACGCCCATCATCAACCCGCCGCAGACGGGCATCCTGGGCATGCACAACATCGTCGAGCGCCCCGTCGCCCGCGACGGCCAGGTCGTCATCCGGCCCATCATGTACGTCGCCCTCACCTACGACCACCGGCTCATCGACGGCCGCGAGGCCGTGCAGTTCCTGGTGCGCGTGAAGGAGTGCATCGAGGACCCGGAGCGCCTGCTCCTCGACGTCTGA
- a CDS encoding response regulator, translating into MSLPSLLLVDDSDAILALERAILSGHYTIHTASNGREALEKVARLKPAAVLLDLSMPEMDGDEVLQRMKSDPSTADIPVIIISSEKSRAEACLGLGAETFLAKPFRADELLLAVGDALANARRRARTGSLLVLRVTVGELEFAVPLDSVREVLLHPATRPLPTAPSYLREYVEVRGEALCVLDVARRLSVEHKLPRVERMLVVIQVDGVALALAVDTVKDPEEYGAADIDRRERVGGADHGPLREGLIGMLRAGGRMLPILEPRVFVARGMLRELPAMLEAAEARRSA; encoded by the coding sequence GTGAGCCTGCCGTCCCTGCTGCTCGTCGACGACAGCGACGCCATCCTGGCGCTGGAGCGGGCCATCCTCTCCGGCCACTACACCATCCACACGGCGAGCAACGGCCGCGAGGCGCTGGAGAAGGTGGCGCGGCTCAAGCCGGCCGCGGTGCTGCTGGACCTGTCCATGCCGGAGATGGACGGCGACGAGGTCCTCCAGCGGATGAAGTCGGACCCGTCCACCGCCGACATCCCGGTCATCATCATCTCCTCGGAGAAGTCGCGCGCGGAGGCGTGCCTGGGGCTGGGGGCGGAGACGTTCCTGGCCAAGCCCTTCCGCGCGGACGAGCTCTTGCTGGCGGTGGGGGACGCGCTGGCCAACGCGCGCCGGCGCGCGCGCACGGGTTCCCTGCTGGTGCTGCGGGTGACGGTGGGGGAGCTGGAGTTCGCCGTCCCCCTGGATTCGGTGCGGGAGGTGCTGCTGCACCCGGCGACGCGGCCCTTGCCCACCGCGCCGTCGTACCTGCGCGAATACGTGGAGGTCCGGGGCGAGGCGCTGTGTGTGCTGGACGTGGCGCGCCGGCTGAGCGTGGAGCACAAGCTGCCGCGCGTGGAGCGCATGCTGGTGGTCATCCAGGTGGACGGCGTGGCGCTGGCGCTGGCGGTGGACACGGTGAAGGACCCGGAGGAGTACGGGGCGGCGGACATCGACCGGCGCGAGCGCGTGGGAGGGGCGGACCACGGCCCCTTGCGCGAGGGGCTCATCGGCATGCTGCGCGCCGGCGGGCGGATGCTGCCCATCCTGGAGCCGCGCGTGTTCGTCGCGCGGGGCATGCTGCGCGAGCTGCCGGCGATGCTGGAGGCCGCGGAGGCCAGGCGGAGCGCATGA
- a CDS encoding cold-shock protein codes for MATGTVKWFNDAKGFGFITQDGGGEDVFCHHTAINMDGFRTLAEGQKVEFEVTRGPKGLQAQNVRPG; via the coding sequence ATGGCAACCGGTACCGTGAAGTGGTTCAACGACGCGAAGGGCTTCGGCTTCATCACCCAGGACGGGGGTGGTGAGGACGTTTTCTGCCACCACACCGCCATCAACATGGACGGCTTCCGCACGCTGGCAGAGGGCCAGAAGGTGGAGTTCGAGGTCACCCGCGGCCCCAAGGGTCTGCAGGCCCAGAACGTCCGCCCGGGCTGA
- the fabI gene encoding enoyl-ACP reductase FabI, whose amino-acid sequence MLLQGKKLLITGVLTPQSLAFGIAEHALAQGAEIILTGFGRAKSLTERSAKRLKPGIEVLELDVTNTAHFAALTQSLQQRWGRVDGVLHGIAYAPDDALGGNFLNTPWESVQTAFRISAYSLKELAVACAPLMTAGGSIVTLDFDNRVAWPIYDWMGVCKAALEATVRYLARDLGPKGIRVNALAAGPLSTMAAKGIPGFKALEQGWGRQAPLGWSSKDSHDMVSRTACALLSDWLPSTTGEMIHVDGGYHAIGAPPVDPQADGGGDPGGSTPTAE is encoded by the coding sequence ATGCTGCTCCAGGGCAAGAAGCTGCTCATCACCGGGGTGCTCACCCCCCAGTCGCTCGCGTTCGGCATCGCCGAGCACGCCCTCGCGCAGGGCGCGGAAATCATCCTCACCGGCTTCGGCCGGGCGAAGTCGCTGACGGAGCGCAGCGCCAAGCGCCTCAAGCCCGGCATCGAGGTGCTGGAGCTGGACGTCACCAACACCGCCCACTTCGCCGCGCTCACCCAGTCGCTCCAGCAGCGGTGGGGCCGGGTGGACGGCGTGCTCCACGGCATCGCCTACGCCCCGGATGACGCGCTGGGCGGCAACTTCCTCAACACGCCCTGGGAGAGCGTCCAGACGGCGTTCCGCATCTCCGCGTACTCCCTCAAGGAGCTGGCGGTGGCGTGCGCGCCCCTGATGACGGCGGGCGGCTCCATCGTCACCCTGGACTTCGACAACCGGGTGGCCTGGCCCATCTACGACTGGATGGGCGTGTGCAAGGCGGCGCTGGAGGCCACCGTGCGCTACCTGGCCCGCGACCTGGGCCCCAAGGGCATCCGGGTCAACGCGCTCGCCGCCGGTCCCCTGTCCACCATGGCCGCCAAGGGCATCCCCGGCTTCAAGGCCCTGGAGCAGGGCTGGGGTCGTCAGGCCCCACTGGGCTGGAGCTCCAAGGACAGCCACGACATGGTGTCCAGGACGGCCTGCGCCCTCCTCTCCGACTGGCTCCCCTCCACCACGGGCGAAATGATCCACGTGGACGGTGGCTATCACGCCATCGGGGCGCCTCCGGTGGACCCCCAGGCGGACGGCGGCGGCGACCCGGGCGGCTCCACGCCCACGGCCGAGTAG